Proteins from a genomic interval of Chitinophagales bacterium:
- a CDS encoding CARDB domain-containing protein has translation MKHSSIFTQVLRVWCIVAMIFMTHQINAVNPIPNPIAALNSIDLELSMTANPTAYTVFTNNDFTLTLTNNGPDAATGVTVYAPFPSGLAFTSSTASQGNYEVWTSMWNVGTLGSGQSATLTLSLFVLNVNIDLTLFAEVETANETDIDSAPANNNTQIPAEDDEASVTITYGSGSTGGGGGGGGNTNQDVDIELSLTANHTETNAGQEFSYILSATNKGPGDATGVKVDFPLPTDYVEYVSNTNDQTTYNPVTGVWNIGNLAKNVTRSLLINVEVVVGGTISATAEVIATNQTDVDSTPDNGVTTEDDMKSLDVIGLQIDLELFLELAPGQSSVVPVGSNVTYILHVENKGPTVGYNTKIRAILPVNEFTYISSTLSMGYFLDALGVWVIGDIPPFETQTMEITAAVIQPGTHIYTCEARTSNVPDVDSTPSNYDPNEDDISSVTISTDGTANVADLTLNAVVDNPSANAGDTRTLTLTVANAGPANATGITIEDVLPSGLTFAGATPSMGSYSGNTWTVGNLNNGEFATLEIDVTVGTLTAPVTYFAQIETASPSDTDSTPGNDSNQSDNEDDETAVTISQPTVDLELTVESSIGSANPGNAATLTLTLTNNGDADATGVTIADVFPSELNFVEATTVVGSYSGGTWTVGDLDSGATAILNIDVIVDIFTNSINYFAQVQTANPNNDADSTPGNNTDQTPNEDDEGGIIITQPMVDMELTVNTLATSDPHVQEIELTLENTGAANATGIAVEDVFPVGLILNASSASMGSYTEGVWTVGDMNSGETATLTLTVSTLGLAGGVSYFAQVMTANPDNDPDSTPGNDVGQTDNEDDEAYTTLAPAPIDLELTVASNVSIADAGDAVTLTLTLVNNGASDALNVTVEDVLPSGLSLQGSSTATGSYASGVWTVGTLLSGESAILILEITVDAIVTPLTYFAQVQTVSPDDIDSTPGNNSSQTPSEDDESSVTISPTVAPTDIDLELDISCNVSEFNLYQNVTYTITVTNNGPATATGVQVANSLPSGMAFTSKNESQGNFNLWAGVWTVGNLNAGATATVDITLFVLNNSAAISNFAQVKAVNENDFDSTPNNSAGIPIEDDEDSVTIIPAGSNNNDIDLALSKTASVSTAKAGDAIAYTLTIVNNGTVQATGVTVEDILPSNLTFIGATASKGTYNNATGIWNIGNLGVGVTASLTINVTVDVIVLPMTNFSQVKTANENDVDSTPDNNSGTTPQEDDEDSVVILPDTTIDYVDIELSTTFSSSTAEAGDQRTYTITVVNKGVANAIGVTVEDQMPSELTLIEATTAKGTYNNDGTWSIGNLDSGETAVLNIDVMVGTFTTPINYFAQVQTASPDDSDSTPGNNTNQTPNEDDEAKATLILAGSTDIDLEATMTASNNNLAPWTNVTFTLDIANNGAAAASGVVVDFSVPQGMAFTSKIESKGSYNLWFQTWNIGTLQPGETATLQLTLFTLNSGTDVTAYAEVIAANENDIDSTPENGNGASAVEDDEAVTVLSNGGGAKGDLGSQIIGESTLLTVQRMFPVPTQDFVNILFKSQSETIDIVLYDYSGRMLYRQTIEVVQGENTTQLDLRTYPVGWYFVSMETGEGNVRAKVVKQ, from the coding sequence ATGAAGCACTCTTCTATTTTCACTCAAGTACTCCGTGTGTGGTGTATCGTTGCAATGATTTTTATGACACACCAAATCAATGCAGTAAATCCTATCCCAAATCCCATTGCAGCGTTGAATAGCATAGATTTGGAACTGAGCATGACCGCCAATCCAACTGCCTACACGGTTTTTACCAACAACGACTTTACCTTAACTCTTACCAACAACGGGCCCGATGCAGCAACAGGTGTCACCGTTTATGCTCCTTTTCCAAGCGGCTTGGCATTTACGAGTTCCACAGCATCACAAGGAAACTACGAGGTGTGGACAAGCATGTGGAATGTAGGCACATTGGGAAGTGGTCAAAGTGCTACTTTGACTTTGTCGCTTTTTGTACTGAATGTGAACATCGACCTCACCTTATTTGCAGAGGTAGAAACTGCCAATGAAACAGACATCGATTCTGCTCCTGCCAACAACAACACACAGATTCCCGCAGAAGACGATGAGGCAAGCGTAACTATTACCTACGGTTCGGGTAGCACTGGCGGCGGAGGTGGAGGTGGCGGAAACACCAATCAAGATGTCGATATCGAACTTTCTCTTACTGCCAACCACACCGAAACCAATGCTGGACAAGAGTTTTCCTATATTTTGAGTGCCACCAACAAAGGGCCAGGAGATGCAACAGGAGTAAAAGTTGATTTTCCATTGCCAACAGATTATGTGGAGTACGTCAGCAATACCAATGACCAAACTACCTATAACCCTGTAACAGGCGTGTGGAACATCGGCAACCTTGCCAAAAATGTGACCCGTTCTTTGCTCATCAATGTGGAAGTGGTTGTGGGCGGTACTATTTCTGCAACGGCGGAGGTCATCGCCACCAATCAAACAGATGTGGACTCTACGCCTGACAACGGTGTGACGACAGAAGACGACATGAAAAGTTTAGATGTGATAGGTTTGCAAATAGACTTAGAGTTGTTTTTAGAGTTGGCACCAGGCCAATCTAGCGTTGTTCCTGTTGGCAGCAATGTCACGTATATTCTGCACGTAGAAAACAAAGGCCCTACGGTGGGCTACAATACCAAAATCAGAGCGATTCTTCCTGTGAATGAGTTTACTTACATAAGTAGTACACTCTCAATGGGCTATTTTTTGGATGCTTTGGGAGTTTGGGTAATTGGTGATATTCCTCCTTTTGAAACACAAACGATGGAAATTACTGCTGCGGTCATTCAACCAGGTACACATATCTACACCTGCGAGGCTCGTACCTCCAATGTTCCCGATGTTGATTCTACTCCAAGTAACTACGATCCAAATGAAGACGATATTTCGAGCGTGACCATATCAACTGATGGAACGGCAAATGTGGCAGATTTGACGCTAAACGCAGTGGTGGATAATCCGTCGGCCAATGCTGGTGATACACGGACTTTGACGCTGACCGTTGCGAATGCTGGTCCTGCTAATGCAACGGGGATTACCATTGAAGATGTACTTCCGAGTGGATTGACCTTTGCAGGAGCAACTCCTTCAATGGGTTCTTATTCAGGCAATACTTGGACAGTGGGCAACTTGAACAATGGAGAATTTGCGACTTTGGAGATAGACGTAACCGTAGGAACATTGACTGCTCCTGTTACGTATTTTGCTCAAATAGAAACGGCAAGCCCAAGCGATACCGATTCTACGCCCGGCAATGACAGCAACCAAAGCGACAATGAAGACGACGAAACGGCGGTAACGATTAGCCAACCAACAGTAGATTTGGAATTGACGGTTGAATCAAGCATTGGTAGTGCCAACCCAGGAAATGCAGCGACTTTGACCTTAACGCTTACGAACAACGGGGATGCAGACGCTACGGGAGTAACCATTGCAGATGTATTCCCCAGTGAATTGAACTTTGTTGAAGCAACGACCGTAGTGGGTTCTTATTCTGGTGGAACTTGGACAGTTGGAGATTTGGACAGTGGAGCAACGGCAATTTTGAATATTGATGTAATCGTGGATATTTTCACCAACTCTATCAACTATTTCGCACAAGTCCAAACAGCCAACCCTAACAATGATGCCGATTCAACACCGGGCAACAATACCGACCAAACGCCAAACGAAGACGACGAAGGAGGAATCATCATTACTCAACCAATGGTCGACATGGAATTGACGGTCAATACCCTTGCTACTTCTGACCCTCATGTTCAAGAAATAGAATTGACCTTAGAAAATACAGGAGCAGCCAATGCAACAGGCATTGCGGTAGAAGATGTATTCCCTGTTGGCTTGATTCTCAATGCTTCAAGTGCTTCAATGGGCTCTTATACAGAAGGTGTATGGACAGTGGGTGATATGAACAGTGGCGAAACAGCAACTTTGACTTTGACTGTTTCAACACTTGGCTTGGCAGGGGGAGTGTCTTATTTTGCACAGGTAATGACCGCTAATCCCGATAATGACCCCGATTCTACACCCGGCAATGATGTCGGTCAAACTGATAATGAGGATGATGAAGCCTATACGACTCTTGCACCCGCACCGATTGATTTGGAATTGACAGTTGCCTCCAATGTGAGCATTGCAGATGCGGGAGATGCTGTGACTTTGACCTTGACGCTTGTAAATAATGGTGCATCGGATGCTTTGAACGTTACTGTTGAAGATGTACTACCGAGTGGTTTGTCATTGCAGGGAAGTTCTACTGCAACGGGTTCTTACGCAAGTGGTGTATGGACAGTTGGTACGTTATTGAGTGGTGAATCTGCCATTTTAATCTTGGAAATCACCGTAGATGCGATTGTCACACCCCTCACTTATTTTGCACAAGTTCAAACTGTCAGCCCTGACGATATAGATTCTACGCCTGGTAATAACAGCAGTCAAACACCAAGCGAAGACGATGAATCAAGCGTGACGATTTCGCCTACCGTAGCCCCTACTGACATTGACTTAGAACTGGACATCAGCTGCAATGTGAGTGAATTTAATTTATACCAAAATGTAACTTACACGATTACTGTCACCAACAACGGCCCTGCAACTGCAACAGGCGTTCAAGTAGCTAACTCTTTGCCGAGTGGCATGGCGTTTACTAGCAAAAACGAATCACAAGGAAACTTCAATTTGTGGGCAGGTGTTTGGACGGTTGGAAACCTCAATGCAGGTGCCACAGCGACAGTCGATATTACCCTGTTTGTCTTGAACAACAGTGCTGCGATTTCCAACTTTGCACAAGTGAAAGCTGTTAATGAAAACGACTTCGATTCTACACCCAACAATAGTGCAGGTATCCCTATAGAAGACGACGAAGATTCTGTGACCATCATTCCCGCAGGAAGCAATAATAACGATATTGACTTGGCTCTCAGCAAAACCGCAAGCGTCAGCACTGCAAAGGCAGGAGATGCCATTGCTTATACCTTGACGATTGTAAACAATGGAACGGTTCAAGCAACAGGCGTAACAGTTGAAGATATATTGCCTTCAAATCTAACCTTCATAGGTGCAACGGCTTCAAAAGGAACTTACAACAATGCAACAGGAATTTGGAACATCGGCAATTTGGGAGTAGGTGTGACAGCATCTTTGACCATCAATGTCACCGTAGATGTGATTGTATTGCCAATGACCAACTTCTCACAGGTCAAAACCGCCAATGAAAACGATGTGGATTCTACGCCCGACAACAATTCTGGAACGACTCCACAAGAAGACGACGAAGACAGTGTGGTGATTTTACCCGACACAACTATTGATTATGTGGATATTGAACTGAGTACAACCTTTAGTAGCAGCACCGCAGAAGCGGGCGACCAACGCACTTACACGATTACGGTGGTAAATAAAGGGGTTGCCAATGCAATAGGTGTCACCGTTGAAGACCAAATGCCAAGTGAATTGACTTTGATTGAAGCGACTACTGCAAAAGGTACATACAACAACGATGGTACTTGGTCTATCGGCAATTTGGATAGTGGCGAAACGGCTGTTTTGAACATTGATGTAATGGTAGGTACTTTCACTACTCCAATTAACTACTTTGCACAGGTTCAAACTGCAAGTCCAGATGATTCGGACTCTACGCCTGGCAACAATACCAATCAAACGCCAAATGAAGACGATGAGGCCAAAGCAACTTTGATTTTGGCGGGAAGTACAGACATTGATTTGGAGGCAACGATGACCGCAAGCAACAACAATCTTGCACCGTGGACAAATGTGACTTTTACTTTGGATATTGCCAACAATGGCGCAGCAGCAGCCTCGGGCGTAGTCGTTGATTTCTCTGTACCTCAAGGCATGGCGTTTACCAGCAAAATAGAAAGCAAAGGCAGTTACAATCTTTGGTTTCAAACTTGGAACATCGGCACTTTGCAGCCTGGTGAAACGGCTACGCTTCAATTGACCTTGTTTACACTCAATTCTGGTACTGACGTAACCGCTTATGCGGAGGTAATTGCTGCCAATGAAAACGATATTGACTCTACTCCTGAAAATGGAAATGGTGCTTCGGCTGTGGAAGATGATGAGGCTGTAACTGTATTATCAAATGGTGGCGGAGCAAAGGGTGATTTGGGTTCGCAAATTATCGGAGAATCTACTTTATTGACCGTTCAGAGAATGTTCCCCGTTCCGACCCAAGATTTTGTGAATATCCTTTTCAAATCACAATCCGAAACAATTGACATCGTGCTTTACGATTACAGTGGACGTATGTTGTACCGTCAAACGATTGAGGTAGTACAAGGAGAAAATACGACTCAATTGGATTTGAGGACTTATCCTGTAGGTTGGTACTTTGTTTCGATGGAAACGGGTGAAGGTAATGTGAGGGCTAAGGTGGTGAAGCAGTAA